The sequence below is a genomic window from Anopheles cruzii chromosome 3, idAnoCruzAS_RS32_06, whole genome shotgun sequence.
TTGTTTTTCCCTCTTGTTGAGCGCTAGTCCTGGTGCTTCGAATTTCATTTCGATTGATTTGTTGTATCGTGTAATTTGCGATCGTTTGTGCTTTTTTGCTAGTGTTCCTTCTgcgctttccatttttttatattctaGTCGTCCTTTTCTCCAATGATTCAGtgttcgtttgtgtgtgtgtgtatgaacTCTCTCGTCGCGTGAGGATTGGtgataaaatgataaattgcGAATCGCTGCGCGTGCCTTCAAAAAGCCTTCGTGCCCTTCgagtggctgtgtgtgtgtgtgtttgtggttatGAGTTACGAATTATTTGAGGGGCTTAAAAGGGGCGAATGGGCGAGAAAAAACAAAGAGATTCTTTGTCCTCTGTACTGGTCGTTGGGGGTGTGTGATCCCTCGTGGGTGAGATTTCGGGAGTGGAAAGTTcagaaaacatagaaaaatcCCTCTACTTCCGGAGAGTTGTGGCGGAGATGTGTCTCTCCTTcggtctgtctctctctccctctgtttAAATTTTGGTGGGATGATTCCAGCCTGGGTGAGGGTGCCTTAAAAGTGTCGCCCGGTGTAACCACTGTCGTACAGTTTGCACATCGAGTCCGCTCGACTTCCGGTCAGCGTGGGCGTGGGCACCACCGACGAGCCCATCGAGGCGTTTTCGAACTGACGCTGCTTCCGGCGGCGCTGCCACAGATAGGTCCAGATGGCAATGACGGCCAGCTGACCGAGCAGAAAGATTGCACCGGCAACGATTAGACCTGTTTTGGGAAAGAGGCGTACGCGTTAGCTGGAACCGGTCGAATCTTCTGAACTAGATTCGCGCAACTTACCCAATCCGTTCACGCAGAAACCTTGGCCATCGTTGGCCACGAACAcggtttcgctgctgctgacctTCGGTTTGGCGCCCTGCTGCTTCTCGAAGCCGAACTTGTCCGTGATCTGGATCGACTGCACCAGCAACATATCGTCCTGCGGCGCTTGGCGGGTCGTTTCGCGACGATGGCGGCGCATGGCCGCATCCACGACGGCGGTCGCGTTAACCGAGCGCCGCTTGCGTCCGTACGACACCATCGAGCGCAGCTCACCGACAAAGTCGTCCTGATCGCACTGTACCGGCTCGCAGGTCGGCATGCACGGTGTCACCAGGGCACGGAACTGCACCATCTCGGAGGACGGGAACTTGAAGGCGTCAAAGTGGGACAGCAGGATCTTGCCGGATGAGGCACTCTTGTAGATCGGTCCCATGATGAAGTGATCCGTCGGGCAGCCGCGAGCATCGATGAGTGTGATTTCGCTGCTGTCGACCCCATCCATGGCGACCAGTTCGCGGACGAAGATCTCGTACGGGGACTGCGGGTCCAGGATCTCGAAGCGCAGCGCCAGGGGATCGCCCACCTCGGCCGTGCGCATCATCTCGCTGCCGTCGCGCGTCGTAATCTTCATGACCACGTTCGGCGAGTCGACGACCACCTCCTCCGAGAGCGCCGGCTCGATGTCACCGGTCACGTCCAGATCGACGTCGTTCGAGACGGTCTTGTTGGTCAGATCGTACTGGCAGGTGACGGCCAGCCCCAGATCCGAGGACGTTACGATCGTGTCGTGGTGCTGGATGACGACGTCGTTCAGGTAGCGGCCGAGCCCGTTTTGGCGCACGTTGCAGTCGATGTCCTGGTAGCCCATGCGCAGCTCGAACTCGAGCGAGTTCTTCACGTCGACCGAGCACGAGTTGGGGGCACCCTTCGCGTACACCTTACCATCGAACAGCTTGGAGGTGCGAATCTTGGCGATCATGTCGCCGGCGCGGCACTCGATCGATACGTTGTAGCACGACGACAGCTCGTACGTGGCCGCTTCCGGTACGTCCAGGTACGGGTCCTGAATGTCGGACAGCGTGGCGCGGCTGTGGTGCGATAGGCGGCACACCATGTCGCCGGTGTCGCCGTAGTCGTACGAGTGGCACCGGTACGGTGAGCTCAGGCACAGCTCGCGGCACTCGTCCACGCTCGCCACGTCCTGGTACACGGAGTCCACCGTCTTCAGGATGCGCCCGGACAGGCGCTTGAACTCGCACAGCTTCGTCGGCTCCTCGGCGCAGTTGTTCTCCAGGTAGTCGGACCCGTCGCCCGCTTGGAATGCCGACGAGCCGGCCAGCGTGATGCGGTCCATGTCCGACAGCTCGCACGTCATCGTGGTCTGGTAAAAGTTGGCCGACCtgtgaacgaacgaaagtgcGGACACCATTATTCATCGGTTAGGTATTGAGCATTTGAAAGGGACGATTCCTATGGGAGCTATCGTGGCCGCAATTAGCATCGTCTACTCCGACAACGGTCCGAGGAAAACAAACTGAAAGCGGCCCATCATAATGCGCCCAATCCGTGCGCTCATCACGCCACAACCAGTATTGCTACAAATTGGTGCCGGCGGTGCGATGCATTCTGGAAAA
It includes:
- the LOC128270205 gene encoding uncharacterized protein LOC128270205, with the translated sequence MTPKHDAVSREWNNTRLSTGGRLVNGHSYERIKRKVNIMLLPRSLRSVLLTCLLLASASPSIDGAKRRSRLDLPISKPADAPLEDNLATASGSEPAFERVEAPAAAAVAGPVPAPAPAPAVAAAPASGPGTSTETDSGSANASGSGSSENSSQMIDEYSDEECDPDFIAFELVTGYVFSAPNKLLDSMPGTLMLTDCLEACQNNDSCASVNYETGLCVLFSSNSDKLPGALTKSQFPVFTIYAQKSCLKLRPCERAWCVDRVQGYKLTGHVKRTAQVVSRRDCIEMCLGENEFTCRSANFYQTTMTCELSDMDRITLAGSSAFQAGDGSDYLENNCAEEPTKLCEFKRLSGRILKTVDSVYQDVASVDECRELCLSSPYRCHSYDYGDTGDMVCRLSHHSRATLSDIQDPYLDVPEAATYELSSCYNVSIECRAGDMIAKIRTSKLFDGKVYAKGAPNSCSVDVKNSLEFELRMGYQDIDCNVRQNGLGRYLNDVVIQHHDTIVTSSDLGLAVTCQYDLTNKTVSNDVDLDVTGDIEPALSEEVVVDSPNVVMKITTRDGSEMMRTAEVGDPLALRFEILDPQSPYEIFVRELVAMDGVDSSEITLIDARGCPTDHFIMGPIYKSASSGKILLSHFDAFKFPSSEMVQFRALVTPCMPTCEPVQCDQDDFVGELRSMVSYGRKRRSVNATAVVDAAMRRHRRETTRQAPQDDMLLVQSIQITDKFGFEKQQGAKPKVSSSETVFVANDGQGFCVNGLGLIVAGAIFLLGQLAVIAIWTYLWQRRRKQRQFENASMGSSVVPTPTLTGSRADSMCKLYDSGYTGRHF